tcacgtttatttattaatcgTACCATTTTATAAcgtaattcattttgatgttcatttttttcattataacaTTGTCGTAATTCTTTCAATGTGTTTGCACGAATTTTACATTCATCCAAATAAATCtattataatcaatcaatcagtaaATCAGtgatataatgataaaaaaaaaaaaacaaaatcaataattacaATTGTAAATcaccaacaaaaatattacctctttttcatttttattctgtttcaCTTGACAAAGTACAAGCAAAATATTACGAAATGATTGTCCATTTGGTTGTCGTAGAAAAATAAGCCGatataattcaaattcatcatgaaCATTTAACGTTTTATTCCGATGTGGTTGCTGATGTatatgatgacgatcattgttgttgttgttgttgttgttgttgttatgatcaccattattcgatgataattgatgatgattattagtATTAAATggacaataataacatttcaataatattatcaatctattgaataatttatatttataatcaaaatcaaatttattataattattattatcgttaatccaaacatcatcataatcatcaccatcatcatcatcatcatgatcatcattagaatttAATTCCATTACAATCATATGTAATGTATACAGGACAGTTAAATGATTCGgttgaatgaaatcatttgatcgtaacttgaattgatgatgaaaatattttgataatagattaattattcgatgattttcattaacattattcattatcatcatcattatcacatcatcaacaacaatgattttatgattgaaattgaaattttttccaaatttctGATgacaaaacacaaacaataaacatttttcacaATTATAGCCAGTTGTATTTTACtttagtttttattttttttcgtcatcctagtcaatgtcaatttttcttgatgatgatgatattttttttcgaacgaattgaaaatggaaaaaaaacttagtcaccaacacacaccacattcgaatcattgttttgtttgttttcacttTTCTTTGAcctcgatcgattgatttatttacaCTTGAAAGGacttgaaattcaatttatggCTAGAATTTtgacagaacaaaaaaaaagtctatTAATTGCAAattaaatgacaaaaaatgtataacaacaacaacaacagcagcaaaaaaaaaaaattcaccatgtaatcaatcaatcaccaAATTTAAATAGacatgaaatttgaattgcaGAATTAATTATGGAGATGGATCAACAAATAAGAGAATCAAATtacaatataattttttttcatcgttttttgttgaatttaatgacacaaaaaaatattcttcatcggttgttcatcatcatcatcatcattgttgtttttgaaattcgtaccattttttttatcgtttgtttaacacaacaatcatcatcatatcctcgaatattttttgtcatgataatgatatatatcaataataatgttctcTTTGGAATACCTTTGTTTATCTTGtcgtttttattgtttcaatttcaacatttggGTCATTCATCATGtgttgttttggttgattCACCTGACTcgaatttttgattcgatcatcatgatgatgatgctgatgatgatttaaattatttttttagtttcaaatgaaaaaaaatgattcatttcaaatctaacgatcatcatcatatcatcatcatcatcaacgaattGTGTTGTGtaaaagagaagaaaaaaatttataatggAAACGACAACCATATCGTTAGGACCGGCTAGGtcgatacaatcgatacatttatcatcatcatcatcaccatcatcatcgtcatcatcatcatcgaaacaaTCGATTGGTCAATCAtggttttcatcatttgtcattatcattggcgttgttttattattattaggcTGTGGTTGTGGACCATCATTACAGATTGCATTTGCACCGAAATTGATAACAAGATTTTGTTATAATTCACCAAATTTATCCACTAttaatgtaatgatgatgatgattatgtttatttccagatttttttttttaattactaatcatcatttcaatttatttccaTCCACATTTTATATGTATAGAGCCAATGTGTCCTATGTAATTATTATATGTTTGATGCTACGGTAAGTTttggtgaaacaaaaaaactttttttctttgtaaaattattatttttttttgttatcatcaatagGTTCTTGGATGTACTGGATCGGTTTGTAATCTCGtcatttaaaattctttttttggtgtttattttaaatttcatttttctcgatacacatacacacacagacagcaTTAACGATGAATATAACGGCAACGCAGGCATTCTGTGTCATTTCACAATGTTTAGGTGtaagttgaattttttttttttttttttgaatcacaatttcttttttattgaaaatattttacaGCAAATAAGACAACAACCAGTATTTTTGGGACGTCGTAAACGAGATAGTAATTCAAATATGATAATGGAACAATTAGCACCAATACAACGTTACAAGGATTCGAATTTGGatatgatcaatcaatctgcTATATCTACATTACCGGTTGAATATCGTATCGAAAAAGAAGTTGAAGCAGATATTgtacctgatgatgatatcgataatgacgatgatgatgacgatgatggctACGAAATTTCCGGCAAAGATTTGGATTCGTCAATctaattgatcatcattaatcattaatcatcTAACTTGACCctattcatcatatatgaatgaatgaaattattataactAACCTAacttgttttattttgaatgatttattttttgtttttttcttttattgaaaaaaaatgttgttgtttttttttgtttccaaaaaagaaaaattttttttttcattattcaatgacaAATATGACATTTCCGCCTGgtttgttattttattttgttaaaatttatgaatcaatgaattcaaaacaacacaaca
This is a stretch of genomic DNA from Dermatophagoides farinae isolate YC_2012a chromosome 6, ASM2471394v1, whole genome shotgun sequence. It encodes these proteins:
- the LOC142597622 gene encoding uncharacterized protein LOC142597622; this translates as MMMIMNNVNENHRIINLLSKYFHHQFKLRSNDFIQPNHLTVLYTLHMIVMELNSNDDHDDDDDGDDYDDVWINDNNNYNKFDFDYKYKLFNRLIILLKCYYCPFNTNNHHQLSSNNGDHNNNNNNNNNNDRHHIHQQPHRNKTLNVHDEFELYRLIFLRQPNGQSFRNILLVLCQVKQNKNEKEIYLDECKIRANTLKELRQCYNEKNEHQNELRYKMVRLINKRDCCRKKLIERKNYLQQSAQQNLQTFEQLNDATTTMMMMMIGNNK
- the LOC124493445 gene encoding uncharacterized protein LOC124493445 gives rise to the protein METTTISLGPARSIQSIHLSSSSSPSSSSSSSSKQSIGQSWFSSFVIIIGVVLLLLGCGCGPSLQIAFAPKLITRFCYNSPNLSTINSQCVLCNYYMFDATVLGCTGSTALTMNITATQAFCVISQCLGQIRQQPVFLGRRKRDSNSNMIMEQLAPIQRYKDSNLDMINQSAISTLPVEYRIEKEVEADIVPDDDIDNDDDDDDDGYEISGKDLDSSI